The following is a genomic window from Phaseolus vulgaris cultivar G19833 chromosome 6, P. vulgaris v2.0, whole genome shotgun sequence.
TTCCCTGTTTGCCTTGCAGTATTGGGAAAGGATCaatcattaaaaaaacaactacttttacaaaagaaaataatttgacAAATTAGGGTATAGTGGGGTAGTTACGTTATGTTTGACTTTTCTAATAAAGTAACTCTCTACTTAAGTTTTAAGGTAATTTCCCTTTTCaacttttcaaatttcttctaATTAAAAAACACAAGTATTTGTATGCAGATCTAttttctaaagaaaaaaaagggttttgcagaaaataaatgttgatgtgttgtttttggaaaaaataaaagtaattgaaTTATAATTCTTTGTTTAGAAATATAATTGTCTTATAAAACACAACATCAGTCGTcaaaataatgaatttaaagatgtaaaattcacattttgtttttattctatttttcatCTAGAGCGTgtttaaaaatgttatattttcattttagttGTTTTCGTTCCAGAATAAGTTACATATTTgactaataatttaattttagtctTTTAAATAAGTTACTAAAAACTGTAGCATGTGATcgttgtttaataatttttattttcagtttCAGACAcgctattttttaattgaaagttggtttttttattaaactattaattattaaaatggtCAAAGTCGTGTAACTATTCTATGCATACTTTTATtttccatttatttttatttataattttatattaaacgGATCGTTATTTACGATAAGGTGAgtacaaataaattaataaccGGTGattaattttaacacatttatGAGTAACTATAAATGTATACATAAAATTcattaattaactattaaaaatCACTCAGAGTATTTTAggtttagttattttttttcttatttatataatttgatcACAGTATTAAGAAAAAGTTAAGtggtttaatttttaaaatacgaTAATGTGATTACTTAATGGGGAGTGAAATTGTTAACAAATATGGAAAGTTTTAATTTCTACATAATAAgtaatttaaaatgaattacattaaaactaatttttgcTTAACTTGAAAACAAAATTTGCATCTGCCATTCTTGTGTGGACatgttgaaaaacattttgaaatGTCACAACTCCTTTTCTCCCATTTCCACTGGTTTTGTGAATGTGGTGACCGTTAATTATGTAGAGTTTCCTCCTTCATCACGGCAACAATCACGccaaattattaattaatttcactttttgaacaattaattaatttcacTCATTTTTTACAATTGATTAATCCTCTtcctttactaaaaaaaataatttatcaaggGAAATTGTTTTCTTAAAAAGTTATCAGCTTTAGAAAAATTTAATCTTTTGCTTAGGTGAGAAAtgctttaataattatttttgtttggtCTTATTTGAATATTCATTTCTGTTTGTTTTTTGTCGGCTACCGAGTTAGTCTCTTCTGATTTATGACTTTCTGATACTTACAAATAATCAAAACAAACCTTTTGTTAGCTTTTTCCTTCCCAACACATTCCCTTTTGTCGACCATTctttttctacaattttatttacttttagttGGTTGACAAAAGCTTTCAATATATTTACTAAAAGTATATTGTATGAGGCAAAATaagagatttatttatttatttaaactgCTGAACTATAACTTTAACAAGAGGAATAGAAAGAAGCATGTAATAATGTAATAAAGAAGAAATACAAAACTAATGGTTTTGATGATGTTAGGTGTACTTATTTGAAAGAGACCCTCATCTACATTTTGGGTTATTTTCCTGTGTCTGCGAAAAGAACTTTTGGTAAGATAGGAAAATAAGTCTTCGGAAAACATATGGGAATCTTTTTCTTCAAAAGctctcaatattttttttcctttttccagTTTTCATACAAGAACATATATTAGGTATTAATCAACAACTTATTAACTCAATTATAGTTAATTTTAACCTCTACAAATGATCAATAAAAAGGGTTtacaaattatcaaaataatttagtaagatgatacttttttattttgagattttcattattaaaaaatcacttGAAAATAGTTCAATCATTCTTCTATGATATTGACTAGAGCTattcttataaaaattattgaagCAAAATGGAACTACTTCACTGGTGATATGTTGTTACACGTATAGTTTTCAGTATTTATCTTGGTATGATTGAAAggagaaaagaaaatttaaaaaatgatatttttttctttattgaaTCGAAAggaaattgaaaagaaaggtTGAGGTCCATCACTATCGTTGTTTTCCCATTGGATGAAACCAGTGGTATGTTTGAAAGTTCCACATGCCATGTTATGGCATGATGAGGACAGCCATGTTATCTTTGTCCTATGTTTaagatttttgtttgttttagaaaataataaattataaaaatattgttttcagTAATAACTGAAGTctgtttataaatatttttgaaattaaaaagtgGCATGATAGTAGAAATTTAATCATTTATCacactaaattaaataatttgatgAGAATATTATGATACTCTTTTCATTATACCGaacatataattttaaagaagACAAAAGTTTcatgaaaaatttaattaaaaactcCCTTAAAAACACAGTAATTTCCTTCtgacaaattatatataatttaaattaataatactctacatttaaaaaaaaacagtgtaATGCACAGTTGAATATAAAGACAGCCGGTGCGCAATATAGCGTTTTGTGGTACCTATACTACTGATTCACTATCGATTacagtttttttgaattttaaatatgtaaaaataatttcatatttgttaaaagtgttactaaattaatttaatttgttttatatatatatatatatataattttttaaaattcgaaaagaaattttaaaacaattttagagaaaaaaaattacatttaatcTTAAGTAAAAACGTtgcaattttaataaaatagatTTGGTTGAATAAGAGTGTATTTAAGTTACAATTCAGGTTAActtcatcaatatttttttggaaaagATTTTTTTACATACACACTTAAAACATATACTTAACAccacattataataatataataatatttaaaattaaaaaataaattaaatatgattaaaatattattttattgatttatgaactgaattttttttaatatttgtggtGTTACCCATTTTTTTAATCCATCAGTGTTTCATTTTATATTGTTCCTTTAGAAAAAGTTCGTATGACCGAGAATGAAACTATGATGGATTGAAAGTAAAGTTTATTTAAGAAATTgtagttttaattatttatctgTTCCATAAAATAAAACAGACTTTATTTTTACTTTCCATATTGAAAAACATCTATTTCAGTTCTTATGTAAATGAAATTAGTCgataagaatagaaaaaagattaaaagtaaATGATAAACGTAGATTAAAAAAGTGATTTTTAAGTATTGGAATTAAAAACTAAAGTTTGTAACATTATCAATTCTAAAGAAGATTAaacctattttttatttatgatttctACAGCAGCTGCATTGTAAGACAATATAAATTGTATTAGAAAAATAGCAGGATTACACATGAGAATTGGGAATGAAAAATGGGACTACTTGGTGGTTTTATAGTTGAAGGTGCTAAGCAAATTGATGATCGTATGAGAAAAGTATCgagtttcatttttttcttgtatgCATGCAGAATCGATGTGTGAACATGATAGCTCATCTTTTTAATGCACCACTACAAGACTCTGAAGCTGCTGTTGGTGTTGGCACGGTCGGTTCATCAGAGGCCATAATGTTGGCTGGATTGGCATTCAAAAGGAAGTGGCAAAACAGAAGGAAAGAAGAGGGAAAGCCTTATGACAAACCCAACATTGTCACTGGAGCCAACGTTCAGgtacacttaaaaaaaaaatcattgtcaAGAACATACATGCAATAAGTTGTAGCTTTGTTTGATGAGTGTGGAATTGATAAGAGTTTTGGTTCTGTTTGTGTAAAGGTTTGCTGGGAGAAATTTGCAAGGTACTTTGAGGTGGAGTTGAAGGAAGTGAAGCTGCGTGATGGATACTATGTAATGGACCCTGACCAAGCTGTGGAATTGGTGGATGAGAACACTATTTGTGTAGCAGCTATCCTTGGTTCCACACTAAATGGAGAGTTTGAGGATGTCAAACGCCTCAATGATCTTCTCGTTGAAAAGAATAAGCAAACTGGGTACCATTCTTTCTCTTTTACTCTCCCTCTTCTCAAATGTTCCTTGCTTTAAACACCATGTTTAGATTGAATATGTTGCACCTTCCTTTAGTATCTTCTTATAGACCTtctcaatattttattattgataatgcATAGCTTATTAAAGTCTGATGCATGAAGATTTagaattattttgaaattttagagGGGATGAACTGACAGTGAAATTGTTTGGTAGGTGGGACACTCCTATTCATGTTGATGCAGCCAGTGGTGGCTTCATTGCCCCATTTATTTACCCAGAGCTTGAGTGGGACTTCCGATTACCACTAGTGAAGAGCATCAATGTTAGTGGGCACAAGTATGGTTTGGTGTATGCTGGAATCGGTTGGATTATCTGGAGAAGCAAGGAGGACTTGCCTGAGGAACTCATCTTCCATATCAACTATCTCGGAGCTGATCAACCCACCTTCACACTTAACTTCTCCAAAGGTAACACATAATTGAAGTACTCTGTTTTAGTCTATCTAAGTACTATTAACAATAACCCCTATTTACTTGCACTTTTTTACCCTACCATCCATTGGTTTATGCAATGCAGGTTCCAGCCAAGTCATTGCTCAATACTACCAACTAATTCGCCTTGGTTATGAGGTAATAAGTTTAACCATGAGACCCAGTTATAATTGCAGAGGTGTTGTCTGATCCCTCTAATCCACataataaaagtgaaaataagaGGATTGCTTGTAACACATTCTTTTAGAACTCTCTTTTATAgttgaaatttattaaaaatccaaaatttcTTATTTATGAGTTTCACTTACGGATTCtaattttttagtaaattttaaCTCATAATGGATGGTGTGTTCAAATGAGTGTTACTGGGATTTCTCTTACAAATGATGTATTtctctaaaaaaaattcattgaaTCATAGAATGAGTCACACACACTCCTCTTTAATGAATCAACTTGTAACTTTATAGAAAAGCACTTGTACTGGAAAGTTTTGTTGTGTTATGATCCAAATTCATTAGAATGGTTTGTTAAATTTGATAATAACTAccttaaaagttattttaaggATGATTTATGATTGCCTGACAGTGCTGCATGCAAAACTACTACTATATTTTCCAATGATAAAAAATGTGCAAGAAATTGTGTTGAATTTCTCATTCACAGACTGATCACTTTGTGAAAGATTTTTTAAATCGCTTGTTATAATTTGGTGTTGTGAATGTGAGTGCAGGGCTACAGAAACGTGATGGAAAATTGCAGAGACAACATGTTGGTGCTGAAAGAGGGTCTCGAGAAGACAGGGCGGTTTACCATTGTGTCCAAAGACGATGGTGTGCCTTTGGTGGCTTTCACCCTGAAAGATCATACCCACTTTAACGAGTTCCAAATCTCTGATATGCTGAGGCGATTTGGATGGATTGTGCCAGCATACACCATGCCCCCAGATGCTCAACATGTTACAGTGCTTCGTGTTGTCATCAGGGAGGACTTCTCAAGAACCCTTGCAGAGCGTCTAGTGGCAGATGTGGAAAAGGTGGTGCATGAGCTTGATGCCCTTCCAGTAAGGGTGATAAGTAGCTCCAGTGTGACAGTCAACACAGAAGAAAATGGCAAAGTGGTTAAGAAGAGTGCTCTGGAGACACAGAGAGAAATCACAGCGATTTGGAGGAAGTTTGTGTTGGAGAGGAAGAAGCTCAATGACAAGATGAGTGGTGTTTGCTAGAGTTAGCTTGAAGAGTGTGTTGTGCCTATGCCTGCCttgtagtttttttaatatataatttgggCACTGTGTACGTTTGATTGAGTCAAACCAGTTATCTATCAGATTCAGTTGTTAATTTGATCCGAGGCAAAATTCTAGACACGATTATCTATGTAAGTCTGGTACACTTTGTTTTCTGAATCATGAATTATATTTATCTTCTCTACAATTTGTTCTAACCAtgttttcttgattttttgtTCTCTGTCCAAGTTCAAATTATGCCTATCTCCCAAAAAATGATGAGAGAACGAGACATATTTGCTATACCTGTCAAAAGCTACAGCTCTTCCTCACAGTATGCCTTCGAAGActgaaagaatattttctgttttattcaatctgtccttcatctatagcaatgatacatatatataaccatagcattagaacAGTACAGAATcgtacagattctttttctaacataacatctgtaattaagactaattatagacccattaatagtgattatattcctataattaagtctaattatagactcattaatagtgattatattcctgtaattaagtctaattaagtctaataatgattttgtccgg
Proteins encoded in this region:
- the LOC137831656 gene encoding glutamate decarboxylase 1-like; this encodes MVLSKTASESDVSVHSTFASRYVRTSLPRFRMPEESIPKEAAYQIINDELMLDGNPRLNLASFVTTWMEPECDKLIMASINKNYVDMDEYPVTTELQNRCVNMIAHLFNAPLQDSEAAVGVGTVGSSEAIMLAGLAFKRKWQNRRKEEGKPYDKPNIVTGANVQVCWEKFARYFEVELKEVKLRDGYYVMDPDQAVELVDENTICVAAILGSTLNGEFEDVKRLNDLLVEKNKQTGWDTPIHVDAASGGFIAPFIYPELEWDFRLPLVKSINVSGHKYGLVYAGIGWIIWRSKEDLPEELIFHINYLGADQPTFTLNFSKGSSQVIAQYYQLIRLGYEGYRNVMENCRDNMLVLKEGLEKTGRFTIVSKDDGVPLVAFTLKDHTHFNEFQISDMLRRFGWIVPAYTMPPDAQHVTVLRVVIREDFSRTLAERLVADVEKVVHELDALPVRVISSSSVTVNTEENGKVVKKSALETQREITAIWRKFVLERKKLNDKMSGVC